A window of Malaclemys terrapin pileata isolate rMalTer1 chromosome 14, rMalTer1.hap1, whole genome shotgun sequence contains these coding sequences:
- the KLHL36 gene encoding kelch-like protein 36, giving the protein MEATRQTRISRPHKISESSKVYRWADHPSLVLQSLNEQRHQGLFCDIILVVDEQRVPAHRNLLAVCSDYFNSMFTIGMREAYQKEVELFGASYIGLKAVVDFLYGSELSLDGGNIDYVLETAHLLQIWKVVDFCCEYLENEVSEENYLYLQELASIYNLKRLDSYIDSFILQNFGTLSFTPNFLQNISIQKLCQYLGSSNVQQECEHDLLQAALQWLTQYPERENEAYQVLDNIHFPLIPKSDLLHRVKPAVCSLLPKEANCEGFIEEAVNYHNNVTAQPVLQNKRTALRTNEERLLFVGGEVSERCLELSDDTCFLDTKKGQWITETPLPARRSHHCVAVLGGFIFIAGGSFSRDNGGDAASNLLYRYDPRCNQWIKVASMRQRRVDFYLAAITDMLVAVGGRNENGALSSAETYSPQKDAWSYIAGLPRFTYGHAGTVYKEFVYISGGHDYQIGPYRKNLLCYDYRTDVWEEKRPMITARGWHSMCTLEDNIYSIGGSDDNIETMARFDILSVESYSPQCNQWTRVSPLFQANSESGVAVWEGKIYILGGYSWEDTVFSKTVQVYDKEKNKWYRGTDLPKAIAGVSACVCALKPRKEDKKKKTKTKKHQDRGR; this is encoded by the exons ATGGAGGCAACCAGACAAACGAGAATTTCTCGACCGCACAAGATAAGTGAATCCTCCAAG GTGTACAGATGGGCTGACCACCCCAGTCTAGTTCTTCAGAGTTTGAATGAGCAGAGACACCAAGGACTTTTCTGTGATATTATTCTGGTGGTGGACGAACAAAGAGTCCCTGCCCACCGGAATCTCCTAGCTGTTTGCAGTGACTACTTCAACTCCATGTTCACCATTGGCATGCGAGAGGCCTATCAAAAAGAGGTCGAACTATTTGGAGCCTCTTATATTGGTCTCAAAGCTGTGGTGGATTTCCTGTATGGCAGTGAGCTGTCCTTAGATGGTGGCAACATTGATTATGTGCTGGAAACAGCTCACCTGCTGCAGATCTGGAAGGTGGTTGACTTCTGTTGTGAGTATCTCGAAAATGAGGTCAGCGAGGAGAACTACCTGTACCTTCAAGAGCTGGCCTCTATTTACAACCTGAAACGCCTGGACTCCTACATCGACTCTTTCATCCTGCAGAACTTTGGCACACTCTCTTTCACGCCTAACTTCCTGCAGAACATTTCCATCCAAAAACTCTGCCAGTATCTCGGGAGCAGCAACGTGCAGCAGGAATGTGAGCACGACTTGCTGCAGGCCGCCTTGCAGTGGCTGACACAATACCCGGAAAGAGAAAACGAGGCTTACCAGGTACTGGACAACATTCATTTTCCCTTGATACCGAAGAGTGACCTCCTCCATCGAGTCAAGCCTGCTGTCTGCTCTCTTCTCCCGAAGGAAGCAAACTGTGAGGGGTTTATAGAAGAAGCGGTGAACTATCATAATAACGTCACAGCCCAGCCAGTGCTCCAGAACAAGCGGACGGCTTTGCGTACAAATGAAGAGAGGCTCCTCTTTGTGGGTGGGGAGGTTTCGGAACGGTGTCTGGAGTTAAGCGATGATACCTGCTTCCTGGACACCAAAAAGGGGCAATGGATAACAGAAACGCCACTCCCAGCCAGGCGAAGTCACCACTGTGTTGCAGTGCTGGGAGGTTTCATCTTCATAGCTGGAGGCAGCTTTTCAAGAGACAATGGAGGGGATGCAGCTTCAAATCTTCTATATAGGTATGATCCCCGCTGTAACCAGTGGATAAAG gttgCCTCCATGAGACAACGACGCGTAGATTTCTACCTTGCAGCCATTACAGATATGCTGGTAGCTGTTGGTGGGAGGAATGAAAATGGGGCTCTTTCTTCAGCTGAGACCTATAGCCCTCAAAAAGACGCCTGGTCTTATATAGCAGGCTTGCCAAG GTTTACTTATGGGCATGCTGGCACTGTCTACAAGGAATTTGTTTATATCTCCGGGGGCCATGATTACCAAATTGGTCCCTATAGAAAAAATCTCCTCTGCTATGATTACCGCACAGATGTCTGGGAGGAAAAGCGGCCAATGATCACTGCTCGGGGGTGGCACAGCATGTGCACCTTGGAGGACAATATCTATTCCATTGGCGGCAGTGATGACAACATAGAAACTATGGCACGCTTTGACATTCTGAGTGTGGAGTCTTACAGCCCTCAGTGTAACCAGTGGACCAGAGTCTCTCCCTTGTTTCAAGCAAACAGTGAGTCTGGAGTGGCAGTCTGGGAAGGCAAGATTTATATTCTTGGAGGCTATAGCTGGGAAGACACTGTCTTCTCCAAAACTGTCCAGGTATATGACAAGGAGAAAAACAAGTGGTACAGAGGAACTGACCTTCCCAAAGCTATTGCTGGTGTGTCTGCGTGCGTCTGTGCATTGAAACCCAGAAAGgaggacaaaaagaaaaagacaaaaacgAAGAAGCATCAGGATCGGGGAAGATGA